One genomic segment of Desulfocapsa sulfexigens DSM 10523 includes these proteins:
- a CDS encoding MarC family protein, with amino-acid sequence MKDFISSSALLLMLLNPFLVVVYLIDVMQKMEGRIFRHVLLRAAMISSVVFCVFAILGDAVFSEIVQVEFASFQIFGGIVFLLIGLQFFFRGPQAIEILRGESEHLAGAIAMPVLIGPGTISVSVIIGKRLDPLMACISILSAICISIIIILLLKSLHDIVRTSHERLIQRYIEVAGRITALYVGTVSIEMIMQGVRTWAGKF; translated from the coding sequence ATGAAAGACTTCATAAGCTCTTCAGCTTTATTGTTAATGCTACTCAATCCGTTTCTTGTTGTAGTCTACCTTATCGACGTAATGCAGAAAATGGAGGGGAGGATATTCCGTCACGTGCTGTTGCGCGCCGCCATGATTTCAAGTGTTGTTTTTTGTGTTTTTGCCATCCTCGGCGATGCTGTTTTTTCAGAAATTGTGCAAGTGGAGTTTGCTTCCTTTCAGATTTTTGGAGGCATTGTATTTCTGCTCATAGGTCTCCAATTTTTTTTTCGTGGTCCACAGGCAATAGAAATTTTAAGAGGAGAATCAGAGCATTTGGCAGGTGCTATTGCCATGCCTGTTTTAATAGGTCCAGGCACTATTAGCGTAAGTGTTATTATTGGAAAAAGGCTTGATCCACTTATGGCATGTATAAGCATATTGTCTGCTATCTGTATCTCTATCATCATCATACTTCTACTCAAATCTCTGCATGACATTGTGCGTACAAGCCATGAACGATTGATTCAACGATATATAGAAGTAGCAGGCCGAATCACAGCACTGTACGTCGGAACAGTATCAATCGAAATGATAATGCAAGGCGTTCGTACATGGGCAGGCAAGTTTTAA
- a CDS encoding DsrE family protein, whose translation MFTRTLLLICISAFLFFSFGIAQGKEYTQSQSLAGLETVKIYFDVNVGNPQKLVLRLSLIDKTLSQLKAAGVKPEVVIAFRGKASQFITSGTGYVEEEEKLAKAEVHEWLETFAKEGVHMEQCLMAADLQGINPEDFRAEVEVTQNGYISMIAYQNRGFSLVPMD comes from the coding sequence ATGTTTACACGAACGCTTTTACTGATATGTATTTCTGCATTTCTGTTTTTTTCTTTTGGAATCGCCCAGGGGAAGGAATATACCCAAAGCCAATCTCTGGCAGGACTTGAAACTGTAAAAATCTATTTTGACGTCAACGTTGGTAATCCGCAAAAGTTAGTACTTCGTCTTTCACTTATAGACAAAACACTTTCACAGCTCAAGGCAGCTGGCGTTAAACCTGAAGTTGTTATCGCTTTTCGCGGAAAAGCCAGTCAGTTTATCACCAGTGGTACCGGGTATGTTGAGGAAGAGGAAAAGCTGGCAAAGGCTGAAGTACATGAATGGCTTGAAACCTTTGCCAAAGAAGGTGTCCACATGGAACAGTGTCTCATGGCAGCAGACCTTCAGGGGATCAACCCGGAGGATTTCCGGGCTGAAGTAGAAGTGACCCAGAATGGGTACATTTCCATGATTGCCTATCAGAACAGGGGGTTTTCTCTTGTTCCGATGGATTAG